The Rhinoraja longicauda isolate Sanriku21f chromosome 7, sRhiLon1.1, whole genome shotgun sequence genomic sequence ctctgactgaaaaagtttttcctcttctccgttctaatgaaaaagtttttccttatctgatATATTTCCTGATATGTTTCTTAGACAGCAAACCCCTATGCCATCCAGTGATTTTGCATACCAACCTGGATCATTGGCCGAGAATCTGAACCTTGGGCCTCCAGTCCTCCTCATCTAGCTAGGCCTCTGTTTCACAAAGTACTTTATTTTTGGTGCTGAAAAAGATGCAGTGACATTGGTCTTCAGATGCTACTGAAATCTCCAGCAGAGGGTCAGAACTAAAACAGCTGTCAGCCAGCTAGATACTGGAATGCtatttggatgttttcaagttttTAGGAAACCATACACTCAATAGGGATTATACAAACTGAATACTTTCATACTGGTATTCTTCGGTGAGGGTAGCAATgatatgtttttttaatattttgagtAAAGTCATAAATTTGTTGGGCCATTTTTCTAAATACTAACTCTGAAGAAGATAAACTTTGGAAGCACTTGCTTACTTTTCAACAGGAGTAATTTTGGTAACATGGGTATGTACAGTAAATTAACACAACATAAAAGCAAAGTACTGATGATGCTGAACACCTGAATTTAACAACATAACACTTTGGAGATgctctgcatctgtggagagagaaatagagttaactttGTGGTCAGTGAATTCTAGTGAAAGGATCTTATCTTCAAATTGGTTTTCTCCACAGATAGTACGTACATATTTCCACATTTTAATTTTGTAATATTTAGTTGCAGTGATTACAAATCATTTTTATTCTTTCAAAGTAAGCTTTGAAGTGCACTTGTTTTAGAGACTGGTAAATTGGACTAAGTTTATAAAGTCTCAGTTTTAGATGATGTTTGACAAAATTATTCTCGTAACATCCCAAACAAGAAAATGagtatgtaggaaagaagtgcagatgctggcttaaatcgaaggtagacacaaaatgctggagtaactcagcgggacaggcagcatctctggagagaaggaatgggtgacgtttcgggtcgagacccttcttcagactgttgtcccctcccctgacatcagtctgaagaagggtctcgacccgaaacgtctctcatttcttctctcccgatatgctgcctgtcccgctgagttactccagcatttagtgtctatcttcaagaaaaTGAGTTTGCTCTGTGAATGGTCTCCATAACTCTTATGCCATTGCTTTAGTATCCTGATGTTACCAATATCACATGAAAAGTTTTGCTATTTTCATATTTAACTTGTTTGTCCTTCATAAAATGTCTTGTGTAGCTCTATCCCAAGTAAAGTCTGCAGATTTAATCTTATTGTGTATATCCCCTGTCCACtttagtatgtgtgtgtgtgtgcgcgtgtatttGCGTGTGTTAGGGAGTGCATACCACATAGAGATGCTTAATTAAAGTGAAAAttacaaaaaaattaatttagtttTCATACAATCTTGACCAAAACTCTTTTTTTTATATTGGCAGCAAAAATGTTACCAACGACAACATATAATCTTAGCAGTCAGGGAAATGGAGCCCTAAATTCCCGGGATGCTGCACGACATACAGCTGGAGCCAAGCGCTACAAGTATCTCAGACGCCTTTTTCGTGTTAAACAAATGGATTTTGAATTTGCTGTGTGGCAGATGTTATACCTATTTACATCTCCACAAATGGTGTACAGAAACTTTCATTACAGAAAACAGACTAAAGACCAGTGGGCCAGAGATGACCCAGCCTTCCTAGTTTTGCTTAGTATCTGGTTATGTGGTAAGTATCCATTACGGGGGGGAAAAATCCATTTCAAATAGCCCAATTATGGGACATGTGTGATGATGTAAAGCCTAATATCACACGGTGGTACGTACTTCAGTTTTAAACTCTGaattttaaaatttgtatttttGCGAGATTGAAGATAAAAATCCAGCAACTTATTTATCAAGAGAATGAAATAAATTTACTGTTCTAGAATTAACTGTCCTAAAATCATTGAAATGTCAGTGCAAATTAGGACTATCCTCCCACTCTCATTCTATTTTCTCCTtcatttgcttttatttttctcATCAGACGCTTATATAACTCTCACGTAGACCCGATAAATGATTACGATTTATTTGCCACGGAACAATGTCTATTTCCTGACAGTCCTTTCTAAGAATATTCTTTGAATCTCTCTTTTATGATTTTAGTTAATCCTAAAATTATGACTCCTTgctattatagacaataaacaataaatgcaggagtaggccattaagcccttcgagccagcaccaccatttaatgtgatcatggctgatcattctcaatcagtaccctgttcctgccttccccccatatcccctgactccgctatccttaagagctctagctctatCTATTTAGTCATTAAACACAGAATTTTCACTTTTGATCTTCATTTAAGCTTTTTAAAACCTTTAATTCTATTAATTTCCCTTGAGATTCACTGTTGGTGAAATTAATGCTAGTGTTCCATGTTCAGTTACAACTGAATTGCTTGTTCTTTAGTAACATTGTTGTAAAACTATTACACAACCCTATCATGGCTCCCGTATCTAATGCTATGTTGTGACTTCGGGAAGAAACTTACTTTGTTGACCTACAATCCTCGTACTGTGTAATGGTCTGACTTTGATTTCCTTAATGAGTTAGCTATTATTGTAATGCATCTGAAACAtgcaaacaatttaaaaaaaatgaagagCCTGCAAAACATGAATCAGGTACTTGATATTGCAAAAATATCAACAGATGACTACGGAGCTCATTGATAATGAGATGTAAATGTTGAGGAGCAGAAAGGGAATAATAAGTGGAGAATTTCACCCactttaaaatttgaatttgCAATTGAGTGGTTGGATGAAGAGGTGAAAGTAATACATTGTGTGAAGATCTGGAAGAATTCAACAAGGGAATGAATTTTTCTTTGCAGCTTCCACCATTGGTTTTGGATTTGTATTAGGAATGGGATTTTTTGAAACAATAAAGCTTTTACTGTGGGTCGTATTCATTGACTGCATCGGAGTTGGACTACTGATCGCAACATTCATGTGGTAAGTTTTAAAAATAGTTCAcaagatcagaagtgataggagcagaattaggccattcggcccatcaagtctcctccaccattcaatcttggctgatctatctctccctcctaaccctgttctcctgccttctccccataacctctgacacctgtacttatcaagcatctatctttctctgccttaataatattcactgacttggcctccacagccttctgtggcatgttGTTCTATCTAGCTTTTAAAATTCCTGTGCACACAAACCAGGCTGGAACAATTTAATCTGCTTTTGCACATTTAAAGATGTACTCTATAACTTAACTGAACTCCTTGCAGCCTtaatgctaaatgtaaaatactattTAAATACTATAGTCATTTTCTTGTTTGAAATTGATTGCTCaatcatttttaaaaaattgattgaGCAGGAGCTGCATAAATTAGTATTTTTTGTAATGAAATATTGTAAATGAAAGAATAGTTAAGTTAGTATATTTAATGTTTCTATTTTGTATTTTTTAATTTACAATGCTATTTGTGATTTACAAACTGTTCATTGAGTAAGTAGGTCATGAAATAACAGCTCAGAAAATAATTGGTGctttaaaataacattttgaagttgcacacattaaaaaaaatcagattatcCTACTGGTTATATTGGGTGATTGGCCAAAATAATGTATTACAGAATGTTAGTGCCAATTAACAGTTCATTCAAATTATTGTATTTTCAATTAAAATGTGATGAGTTTTCCCTTGAGGATAGATTCCAGTACACAGTGTTCTGAGGATAAAGCACTGATTGTTCGCCAATGGCTCCTGGAGTAAATGCAGCACACTTTGGATCAAGATGTTTAGGCTTGAATCTAAAATTCAGTATCTAGGCTGTGCCACTCTATGCCACTATGTTGCAGACCTTTCCAAGATACTTCCAGACCTCCTGGACTCTGAATTAAAGTTTTAGGGGCCCTGCCTTAATTATCAAATCCCTTATGAAGCCAGCCTTCCAATGCTGCTACCATGCCTCTAATGTAATCTTGTATTCAAAAGTATCTGGAGTAAGTTATTTAAATATTACTCCTCCTGCCCTATGTACCACTTATCTTCATCTTGCACACCCATCGACCTACTAGCTGCTGTTAGttcctcattcattcattcattgattcctTGGATTAAGAATCCCGAGTTAGCCTTGGcttgcatggaaataggcccacgctgaccaacatgcccaatctaccccCCAAAACGTAACCCCAGGCTGTTCTTGCATTCAGTAACTTTACCCTAATTAACAGTTCAATCAATCTGTATTTGAAAATATATGCCCCCAAGTTGCCAAGTTATATGGTGTATATATTTTGTTTCCAGGTTTATCACCAACAGATATTTGATGAAGCCTCAGAGTAAAGGCTATGATGTGGAATGGGGCTATGCCTTTGACATTCATCTGAATGCTTTCTATCCACTCCTTGTAATATTGCATTTCATTCAATTGTTCTTCATTAACCGTAAGTTTATTCttttgattaaaaatatatatttttattcttttgattaaaaatatatattttctcaaACATTACAAAATCCCTTAGTTTTGCTTCCAAATTTTACTACAAAATTAAAAAGCACCAAGAATTTAGTGTTGGAAGTGTTGGaagaaaataaatgatttttgaaattaaaaactaGCAGAGCTAGTTATGGTGTCATTGGTGCAGACATTGATAAGCAAcagaagctgttcccaaatctcTCTCCTGCCTCTGACTTGCATGTTTCTTGTGGGAAGCTGTGCCACAGGTCTCGGGTTTGATTTCAGCCAGAGAGCGAATGGTGGTTTCACAGATGGAGGATGAATAAACGTGGTTAAGAAGAAAAAGCTGATTTTACATCTCCCCGGGACCTGATGACTTGCCTTCCAGGAAATGGTGATAGAATTAGTAGATACACAGATTGTTACTTTCCAAAGTACTAGAAATTCTAGAAAAGTTTTTACAGATTGGAAAATACCAAATGCAAATATAAGGTAGAGATAAATTGGGGAACT encodes the following:
- the unc50 gene encoding protein unc-50 homolog isoform X1, encoding MLAKMLPTTTYNLSSQGNGALNSRDAARHTAGAKRYKYLRRLFRVKQMDFEFAVWQMLYLFTSPQMVYRNFHYRKQTKDQWARDDPAFLVLLSIWLCASTIGFGFVLGMGFFETIKLLLWVVFIDCIGVGLLIATFMWFITNRYLMKPQSKGYDVEWGYAFDIHLNAFYPLLVILHFIQLFFINHVIIRDGLIGCFVGNVFWLVGIGYYIYVTFLGYSALPFLKNTVALLYPFALLVIFFLLSLGLGWNFTKGLCWFYKYRVQ
- the unc50 gene encoding protein unc-50 homolog isoform X2, which translates into the protein MLPTTTYNLSSQGNGALNSRDAARHTAGAKRYKYLRRLFRVKQMDFEFAVWQMLYLFTSPQMVYRNFHYRKQTKDQWARDDPAFLVLLSIWLCASTIGFGFVLGMGFFETIKLLLWVVFIDCIGVGLLIATFMWFITNRYLMKPQSKGYDVEWGYAFDIHLNAFYPLLVILHFIQLFFINHVIIRDGLIGCFVGNVFWLVGIGYYIYVTFLGYSALPFLKNTVALLYPFALLVIFFLLSLGLGWNFTKGLCWFYKYRVQ